A genome region from Conger conger chromosome 16, fConCon1.1, whole genome shotgun sequence includes the following:
- the ankrd54 gene encoding ankyrin repeat domain-containing protein 54, which yields MDGWSPIVATASDDEHSSSEGEYTVEAGPPRLTERDSNRERDEQRSDGDAVGFGLSGFGEGAARLGRTGQTAEQELRYLHLLWEPTRASTVAGGASKPGKMTGSRSRRHGRARRSAGPIGKDLYAVKRLREAANGNDIDTVRRLLQDSIDPCAADDKGRTALHFSSCNGNESIVQLLLSHGADPNQRDGLGNTPLHLAACTNHVPVITTLLRGGARVDALDRAGRTPLHLARSKLNILQEGDSHSIETLRGEVTQIIQMLREYLNVVGQSEERERLEHISTQLQHTRTKAQVDEVADLLASFTSLSLQMQSLGDR from the exons ATGGACGGGTGGAGTCCCATCGTTGCTACTGCTTCCGACGATGAGCACTCGAGCTCCGAGGGCGAATACACAGTCGAAGCTGGACCGCCGCGATTGACCGAGAGAGAcagcaacagagagagggatgaacaACGAAGCGATGGAGATGCCGTTGGATTTGGTTTGAGTGGGTTTGGAGAAGGGGCAGCGAGGCTCGGCCGAACCGGGCAGACCGCGGAGCAAGAGCTTCGGTACTTGCACTTATTGTGGGAACCGACTCGAGCAAGCACTGTGGCCGGAGGTGCGAGCAAGCCCGGAAAAATGACGGGGAGCCGATCAAGGCGGCACGGCAGAGCCAGGCGCAGTGCGGGGCCCATCGGAAAAGATCTGTATG CGGTGAAGAGACTCAGAGAGGCAGCGAACGGGAATGACATCGATACAG TGCGCCGCCTGCTTCAGGACAGCATTGATCCCTGCGCGGCAGACGATAAGGGCAGAACGGCTCTCCACTTCTCCTCCTGCAATGGTAACGAGAGTAtcg TACAACTGCTGCTGAGCCATGGCGCGGACCCCAACCAGAGAGATGGCTTGGGCAACACTCCTCTTCATTTAG CGGCCTGTACCAACCATGTGCCTGTCATCACCACACTTCTGAGAGGAG GCGCACGTGTAGACGCCCtggatcgtgctgggaggaccCCTCTGCACCTGGCCCGCTCCAAGCTAAACATACTGCAGGAGGGAGACTCTCATAGCATAGAGACGTTAAGAGGGGAGGTCACACAG ATTATCCAGATGTTGAGGGAGTACCTGAATGTGGTGGGCCAGAGTGAGGAAAGGGAGAGGCTGGAGCACATCTCTACCCAGCTGCAGCACACCCGCACCAAGGCACAG GTGGATGAGGTAGCAGACTTGCTGGCCAGTTTCACATCCCTCAGTCTACAGATGCAGAGTTTGGGGGATAGGTAG